The sequence TGTTCCATCCTCAGCATCCTTTCCTCCGGACGTCCATATCAGGACCTCCAGATCATGGTCTAAGGGTGGGTCAATTTCCAACCGTTATTTCATCCCAAGCGGGTCAATTTCCGAGCGGCGCGTACAGGTAAACTTCGCCACATGACCGGCGGACAAGCGGCTTTTCCCATGGTGCTCTGGGCTGATATGCAGGGCCGAGCGCCTTATCAAGCGGGGCAACATGCGGACGCGGGACTTGAATCTTGTTATGCCCGGCTCGCGGGACTGAAGGTCGTCATACCTTCCAATCCCTACGATGCCAAAGGCTTAATGATATCCGCCATTCGAGACGTGGATCCGGTTGTGTTCTGTCAATATCCAGTTCCGGCTTCCGGTCCCGAGGTTCCTGACGAACCTTATACGATTCCCATCGGAGAGGCCGCCGTGCGGACCGAAGGGAAAGATATTACCATTGTGGGCTATGCCCCGCAGACGGTCGAGATTTCCAAAGCGGTTACGGAATTACGCCAGCGCGGAATCAGCGCCGAATTCATAGATCCGCGCACCTTGGCGCCTTTGGAGCCGGTGATGGAAACCATCATCGCTTCCGTAAAGAAGACCGGCAGACTTTTGACTGCCGATGATGGCAGTTACAGTTTCTGCAATGGCGCGGAAATTATAGCCCGAACAGCGGAGGCGACGTCCGGCGTTCAATTCAAACGACTGGCGTTTCCAGACGCCCCGCCGCCCGGCGCGCCGGAAATGATCGGGTACATGCGGGTCAGTGCTAATGATATTATTGCGGCGGCGGAAAAGATGGTACGCGGGTAGGTCGGATTCAATGGTCGCGAACAGCAGCGGCCAGCCAACGAAATAAA is a genomic window of Candidatus Omnitrophota bacterium containing:
- a CDS encoding transketolase C-terminal domain-containing protein is translated as MTGGQAAFPMVLWADMQGRAPYQAGQHADAGLESCYARLAGLKVVIPSNPYDAKGLMISAIRDVDPVVFCQYPVPASGPEVPDEPYTIPIGEAAVRTEGKDITIVGYAPQTVEISKAVTELRQRGISAEFIDPRTLAPLEPVMETIIASVKKTGRLLTADDGSYSFCNGAEIIARTAEATSGVQFKRLAFPDAPPPGAPEMIGYMRVSANDIIAAAEKMVRG